Genomic window (Streptomyces cadmiisoli):
CTGGTTGGTGTCGGTGACGACACGGTCGACGATCGATGTCTGGTGCAGCACGCTGAGATCACCAACGTCGGCTCCGAAGGCAGCAACCGGGTCATCAAGAGCATCGGCCGCGACGCTTACGGCTTCCGCAACCCCGGCAGCCCAGCGCTTACGCGCCCGGTGAGCGACCACCTGGCGAGCCCGTGGACACTTCAATGCCCGCTAATTTCGTTGAGCCCGCACCTTGCAATCGTGTTGGCTAGCGGCACCGAACTGTCGTACCGCAGGTGTTTGCTCGGCTGTAGCAGGGAGTGAAACGTGCAGGAAATTGTTGTCGACCCCGTTGCCCACAATCGGGCAGCCTGGGACAAGTGTGTCCAACAGGGCAGCGAGTGGTCGAGGCCGGTAAGCGCTGAGGATGTCGAGCGCGCCCGCATGGGCGACTGGTCGATTGTTCTCATCGGGCGTGAGCCTGTCGACCGCTCCTGGCTGCCGACGGACCTGACGGGCAAGGACGTGTTGTGTCTGGCCTCCGGCGGTGGCCAGCAGGGTCCGATCCTCGCCGCCGCAGGGGCGCGGGTCACCGTATTCGACAACTCACCCCGCCAGCTCGGCCAGGACCAGATGGTGGCGGCGCGCGACGGACTCGAGCTGCGCACCGTCCTGGGTGACATGCGCGACCTCAGCGCTTTCGGCGAGGCAACATTCGACGTCGTATTCCATCCGGTTTCCAACCTATTCGTACCAGACTTGGCACCGGTGTGGCGTGAGTGCTTCCGCGTCCTGCGACCGGGCGGAACTCTACTCGTGGGCTTCCTCAACCCTGATGTGTACTTGTTCGACCACGAGGCGCTCGACGAGCGCGGCGAGTTGATCGTCGTGCACAAGTTGCCCTACAGCGATGTCGCGCAG
Coding sequences:
- a CDS encoding class I SAM-dependent methyltransferase — encoded protein: MQEIVVDPVAHNRAAWDKCVQQGSEWSRPVSAEDVERARMGDWSIVLIGREPVDRSWLPTDLTGKDVLCLASGGGQQGPILAAAGARVTVFDNSPRQLGQDQMVAARDGLELRTVLGDMRDLSAFGEATFDVVFHPVSNLFVPDLAPVWRECFRVLRPGGTLLVGFLNPDVYLFDHEALDERGELIVVHKLPYSDVAQYSAEERATKFGADAPLEYSHTLTDQIGGQLAAGFVVTGFAEAPHQSNASAQYMSHYFATLAVKPG